A genome region from Setaria italica strain Yugu1 chromosome III, Setaria_italica_v2.0, whole genome shotgun sequence includes the following:
- the LOC101758483 gene encoding uncharacterized protein LOC101758483 — protein MARRLRRPSPVPVTRLLLLAGLAAIAVAVAIAVAAPAAKDPEDGQIRISVQYPTEEESQWLDRWAEKYRSKEPGSGFSVQPATDEESAYLNRIFSGSKNSGYEGRIEFDDNDRPRLVVDKFHSGARSSEPSDDLKNKEGESHAEHDVMEL, from the exons ATGGCTCGTCGTCTTCGCCGCCCGTCTCCCGTCCCCGTCAcccgcctgctcctcctcgccggcctcgccgccatcgccgtggccgtcgccatcgccgtcgccgccccagCAGCGAAGGATCCAGAGGATGGGCAGATCCGGATCAGCGTCCAGTACCCTACCGAGGAGGAGTCGCAGTGGCTCGACCGCTGGGCGGAGAAGTACCGCTCCAAGGAGCCTGGCTCCGGCTTCTCGGTCCAGCCGGCCACCGACGAGGAGTCGGCGTACCTGAACCGCATCTTCTCCGGCAGCAAGAACTCCGGCTACGAGGGCCGCATCGAATTCGACGACAACGACCGTCC TAGGCTCGTCGTGGACAAATTCCACTCCGGAGCTCGCTCGTCGGAGCCCAGCGATGATCTGAAGAACAAGGAGGGGGAGTCTCACGCCGAG CACGACGTCATGGAGCTCTAG